A window from Ignavibacteriota bacterium encodes these proteins:
- a CDS encoding cbb3-type cytochrome c oxidase subunit 3, whose amino-acid sequence MKFSNYLSSIENVGIYPVITLILFFCVFIGAVIWIYTRDKNYITELENIPLDNDNFSNNKENKNEID is encoded by the coding sequence ATGAAATTTTCTAATTATTTAAGCTCAATTGAAAATGTAGGAATATATCCTGTAATAACATTGATTTTGTTTTTTTGTGTATTTATCGGAGCTGTAATTTGGATTTACACAAGAGACAAAAATTATATTACAGAATTAGAAAATATCCCTTTAGATAATGATAATTTTTCAAATAATAAAGAGAACAAAAATGAAATTGATTAA
- a CDS encoding c-type cytochrome, with amino-acid sequence MKLIKKFKTFAALFLLFILSSPLIAQTATETGNELESIIKIMVAVTAFLVAVIMWLVLVYSEKGDKAEESGFKKLMHLLNQRPSINDEQKLLLDHDFDGIKELNNKIPPWFMAIFYGSIIWATIYMVDYHILGSGNVQEDEFTAEVEVAAMEREILNKSGKLLNEDNVTVTNDVAALANGKDIFVKNCAACHGQNGEGLVGPNFTDDYWIHGNKINDLFKTIKYGVPAKGMISWQTQLDPNQMQEVASYILTLRGTNPANQKAAEGTLYTY; translated from the coding sequence ATGAAATTGATTAAAAAATTTAAAACGTTTGCTGCTCTGTTTTTGTTATTCATTTTAAGCTCACCGTTAATTGCTCAAACTGCAACAGAAACCGGAAACGAGCTTGAGTCAATAATAAAAATCATGGTAGCAGTTACAGCTTTTTTAGTTGCTGTAATAATGTGGCTAGTTTTAGTTTACTCTGAAAAAGGTGATAAGGCAGAAGAATCCGGCTTTAAAAAACTTATGCATCTTTTAAACCAAAGACCAAGTATTAATGATGAACAAAAACTTCTATTAGATCATGATTTTGATGGAATAAAAGAATTGAATAATAAAATTCCGCCATGGTTTATGGCTATATTTTACGGATCAATTATATGGGCAACAATTTACATGGTTGATTATCATATACTTGGCTCCGGTAATGTTCAAGAAGATGAATTTACTGCCGAAGTTGAAGTTGCCGCAATGGAAAGAGAAATATTAAATAAATCCGGTAAACTCTTAAATGAGGATAATGTTACCGTAACAAATGATGTTGCGGCATTAGCAAACGGAAAAGATATTTTTGTCAAAAATTGCGCTGCTTGTCATGGTCAAAATGGTGAAGGTTTAGTTGGGCCTAATTTTACTGATGATTATTGGATTCATGGAAATAAGATAAATGATTTGTTTAAAACTATTAAATACGGAGTTCCGGCAAAAGGAATGATTAGCTGGCAAACCCAGCTTGATCCAAACCAAATGCAGGAAGTTGCAAGTTATATTTTGACTTTAAGAGGAACAAATCCGGCAAATCAGAAAGCAGCCGAAGGTACACTGTACACTTATTAA
- the typA gene encoding translational GTPase TypA, with protein sequence MKKLRNIAIIAHVDHGKTTLVDQLLKQGNVFRKNQVVQAQFLDSNDLERERGITILAKNISIPYKDVKINLIDTPGHSDFGGEVERVLKMADGVLLLVDSFEGPMPQTRFVLEKALHLHLKPIVVINKIDRPDNRPAEVLDEIYDLFIDLDADENQLDFPVIYASGRDGWCVKDLKDERKDLVPLLDTIVEKIPQPIFDNGSVQMQVTTLDYNDYVGRIGIGRVFRGILKKGDSLSIIKRNGTIHKISIKQLFLFEGLERKEVEEVLAGDICAVVGIEDIDIGDTIADSENPEPLPIISIDEPTISMNFTVNTSPFYGKEGKYVTSRHLHERLQKELQQNVALQVHETGSPDTLKVSGRGILHLSILIENMRREGYELAIGPPKVIYKEIDTKKAEPIEILVIDVPNETAGKVIELVGQKRGELIKMEQKGSLTKLEFHIPSRGLMGLRNKVLTVTSGEGIMHHRFYQYEYFKGSIAHRQNGVLISMHEGQATAYAIDSLQDRGKFFIDPGDVVYQGQIVGEYNKDNDIEVHVQRGKKLTNMRASGSDKAAKIAPSIKFTLEEALEYIKDDELVEVTPKSIRMRKLYLDTNERKRFNLKKI encoded by the coding sequence TTGAAAAAGTTAAGAAACATAGCAATTATTGCTCACGTTGATCATGGCAAAACTACTTTGGTTGATCAATTATTAAAACAAGGAAACGTATTTAGAAAAAACCAAGTTGTGCAAGCTCAATTTTTGGATTCCAATGATTTGGAGCGCGAAAGGGGAATTACAATTCTCGCAAAAAATATTAGCATTCCTTATAAAGATGTAAAAATTAATTTAATTGATACTCCCGGTCACTCTGATTTTGGCGGTGAAGTTGAACGAGTTTTAAAAATGGCAGACGGAGTTTTGCTTTTGGTTGATTCTTTTGAAGGACCAATGCCGCAAACAAGATTTGTTCTTGAGAAAGCTTTGCATCTACATTTAAAACCAATTGTTGTAATTAATAAAATTGATAGACCAGATAATCGTCCGGCAGAAGTTCTAGATGAAATATACGACTTATTTATTGATTTGGATGCCGATGAAAATCAGCTTGATTTTCCGGTAATATATGCAAGTGGAAGAGACGGATGGTGCGTTAAAGATTTAAAAGATGAAAGAAAAGATTTGGTTCCACTTCTTGATACAATTGTTGAAAAAATTCCCCAGCCAATTTTTGATAATGGCTCAGTTCAAATGCAAGTTACAACTTTGGATTATAATGATTATGTCGGAAGAATTGGAATAGGCAGAGTTTTTAGAGGAATTCTAAAAAAAGGTGATTCCTTAAGTATTATTAAACGAAATGGAACAATTCATAAAATTTCGATAAAGCAATTATTTTTATTTGAAGGTTTGGAACGAAAAGAAGTTGAAGAAGTTTTAGCCGGAGATATTTGTGCAGTAGTTGGAATTGAAGATATTGATATTGGCGATACAATTGCGGATAGTGAAAATCCCGAACCACTTCCAATAATTTCTATTGATGAACCAACAATTAGTATGAACTTTACGGTAAATACTTCTCCATTTTACGGAAAAGAAGGGAAATATGTAACCTCTAGACATTTGCACGAACGACTGCAAAAAGAACTTCAGCAAAATGTAGCATTACAAGTTCATGAAACCGGTTCTCCGGATACATTAAAAGTTAGTGGAAGAGGAATTTTACATCTCTCGATATTAATTGAAAATATGAGAAGAGAAGGTTACGAATTAGCAATTGGTCCGCCAAAAGTTATTTATAAAGAAATTGATACAAAAAAAGCAGAGCCAATAGAAATATTAGTTATTGACGTTCCAAATGAAACAGCGGGAAAAGTTATTGAACTTGTTGGACAAAAACGCGGCGAGCTTATAAAAATGGAGCAAAAAGGAAGTTTAACAAAACTAGAATTTCATATTCCTTCAAGAGGATTAATGGGATTAAGAAATAAAGTTTTAACCGTAACTTCCGGCGAAGGAATTATGCATCATAGATTTTATCAATATGAATATTTTAAAGGTTCTATTGCACACAGACAAAACGGGGTTTTAATTTCAATGCATGAAGGACAAGCTACGGCTTACGCAATTGATTCTTTGCAAGACAGAGGCAAATTTTTTATTGATCCGGGCGATGTTGTCTATCAAGGCCAAATTGTTGGCGAATACAATAAAGATAATGATATTGAAGTTCATGTACAGCGCGGAAAAAAATTAACAAATATGCGAGCTTCCGGTTCAGATAAGGCTGCAAAAATTGCTCCTTCAATAAAATTTACTTTGGAAGAAGCGCTTGAATATATTAAGGATGATGAATTGGTTGAAGTAACTCCCAAATCAATTAGGATGAGAAAATTATATCTTGATACAAACGAAAGAAAAAGATTTAACTTAAAGAAAATTTGA
- the ccoS gene encoding cbb3-type cytochrome oxidase assembly protein CcoS — protein sequence MNVIFVLIAFSSFVAIMFLAAYIWSVKTGQYDDNYTPSVRILFDSEVSKNEKEKTKDADK from the coding sequence ATGAATGTAATATTTGTTTTAATAGCATTCAGTTCGTTTGTGGCAATTATGTTTTTAGCAGCATATATATGGTCAGTAAAAACGGGTCAGTATGATGATAATTATACTCCATCCGTTAGAATTTTATTTGATAGTGAGGTAAGTAAGAATGAAAAAGAAAAGACAAAAGATGCTGATAAGTAA
- the ccoN gene encoding cytochrome-c oxidase, cbb3-type subunit I codes for MNVEKFNYDNQIVKLFLVATVVWGVVGLLAGLWIAILLYVPELNFGISYTTFGRLRPLHTNAAIFAFVGNAIFTGVYYSLQRITKARMFSDILSKINFWGWQLIIVLAAVTLVSGITTSKEYAELEWPIDILIALVWVVFGVNMIGTLIKRREKHIYVAAWFYISTFVTVAVLHIGNSIELPVTFLKSYPVYAGIQDALVQWWYGHNAVAFFLTTPFLGLMYYYLPKAVNRPIFSYKLSILHFWTLIFIYIWAGPHHLLYSAVPNWAQSLGTVFSIMLWMPSWGGMLNGLLTLRGAWDRVRDNPVLKFFVVGVTAYGMSTFEGPMLSLKNVNALAHFTDWIPAHVHVGTLGWNGFMTFGMLYWLVPKMWKTELYSKKLANAHFWIGTLGIVVWVIPMWWAGITQSLMWKEFTPLGLLKYPNFLETVLQIVPMYIMRSIGGALYLTGLLIAVYNLVKTMKQGSFEANEAAEAAPRGPMTEKLKYGMIHRYIESKAVLFTVLAFVAIIIGGIIEIVPTYLIKSNIPTIASVKPYSPLELEGRDVYIKEACNSCHSQLVRPFRSEVERYGEYSKAGEFVYDHPFLWGSKRTGPDLHRIGGKYSNMWHYLHMENPRSMSPGSLMPPYPWLLENKLDDSNLEAKISAMRTLGVPYAEGYESQARAELTQQAQTISNDLLDNGIVVDPDKEIIALIAYLQRLGTDIKAEVAQNK; via the coding sequence ATGAATGTTGAAAAATTCAACTATGACAATCAAATAGTTAAACTGTTTTTGGTTGCCACAGTTGTTTGGGGAGTTGTTGGTCTTCTAGCTGGATTGTGGATTGCAATTCTACTATACGTCCCCGAATTAAACTTTGGTATATCATACACAACTTTTGGTCGTCTAAGACCATTGCATACAAATGCCGCAATTTTTGCATTTGTCGGTAATGCAATTTTTACGGGAGTTTATTATTCTTTACAAAGAATTACAAAAGCCAGAATGTTTAGTGATATTCTGAGTAAAATTAATTTCTGGGGATGGCAATTAATAATAGTTCTTGCCGCAGTAACTTTAGTTTCCGGAATTACAACTTCTAAAGAATATGCAGAATTAGAATGGCCAATTGATATTTTGATTGCTTTAGTTTGGGTTGTTTTTGGTGTTAATATGATTGGAACTTTGATAAAGCGAAGAGAAAAACATATTTATGTTGCAGCTTGGTTTTACATTTCAACATTTGTAACTGTTGCTGTTTTACATATCGGGAACTCAATAGAACTTCCGGTTACATTCTTGAAAAGTTATCCTGTTTATGCGGGAATTCAAGATGCATTAGTTCAATGGTGGTATGGTCACAATGCAGTTGCATTTTTCTTAACTACACCATTTTTAGGATTGATGTATTATTATTTACCGAAAGCTGTAAACAGACCAATATTTTCTTATAAACTTTCAATATTACATTTCTGGACTTTAATATTTATTTACATTTGGGCTGGACCTCATCATCTTTTATACTCAGCAGTACCAAACTGGGCACAATCACTTGGAACAGTTTTTTCGATTATGTTATGGATGCCATCTTGGGGTGGAATGTTGAATGGTTTATTAACGTTAAGAGGAGCGTGGGATCGAGTTAGAGATAATCCGGTTTTAAAATTCTTTGTTGTTGGCGTTACTGCTTACGGTATGTCAACTTTTGAAGGACCAATGTTATCATTAAAAAATGTAAATGCATTAGCACATTTTACAGATTGGATTCCTGCACACGTTCATGTTGGTACATTAGGGTGGAACGGATTTATGACTTTTGGAATGTTATACTGGCTTGTTCCAAAAATGTGGAAAACAGAATTATATTCTAAAAAATTAGCCAATGCACATTTCTGGATCGGAACTTTAGGAATTGTAGTTTGGGTTATTCCAATGTGGTGGGCTGGTATTACGCAATCATTGATGTGGAAAGAATTTACTCCGCTCGGCTTATTAAAATATCCAAACTTCTTAGAAACTGTTTTACAAATTGTTCCAATGTATATAATGCGTTCAATTGGTGGAGCTTTATATCTTACTGGATTATTGATAGCGGTTTACAATTTAGTTAAAACAATGAAACAAGGTTCGTTTGAAGCAAACGAAGCCGCTGAAGCTGCACCACGCGGACCAATGACAGAAAAACTAAAATATGGTATGATTCACAGATATATTGAATCAAAAGCTGTTTTATTTACCGTTCTTGCGTTTGTTGCAATTATTATTGGAGGAATTATTGAAATTGTTCCAACTTATTTAATTAAATCAAACATTCCAACAATTGCATCTGTTAAACCATATTCTCCTTTAGAATTGGAAGGAAGAGACGTTTATATTAAAGAAGCTTGCAATAGCTGTCATTCACAATTGGTAAGACCTTTTAGATCTGAAGTTGAAAGATATGGCGAATACTCAAAAGCCGGTGAGTTCGTTTACGATCATCCATTCTTATGGGGATCAAAAAGGACTGGTCCGGATTTGCACAGAATTGGTGGAAAATATTCAAACATGTGGCATTATTTACATATGGAAAATCCACGATCAATGTCGCCTGGCTCATTAATGCCGCCTTATCCATGGCTTTTAGAAAATAAATTAGATGATTCAAATCTTGAAGCAAAAATTTCTGCTATGAGAACTTTGGGAGTTCCTTATGCCGAGGGTTATGAATCACAAGCAAGAGCAGAATTAACTCAACAAGCTCAAACAATTTCTAATGATTTATTGGATAACGGAATAGTTGTTGATCCTGATAAAGAAATAATTGCTTTAATAGCTTATCTTCAGAGATTAGGAACGGATATCAAAGCTGAGGTTGCTCAGAATAAATAG
- a CDS encoding heavy metal translocating P-type ATPase metal-binding domain-containing protein: MKVQEEISISEKLLCFHCGEECADDEIKIGDKIFCCNGCKTVYELLDANNLCTYYTLDENPGLTKKNDIKKNFDFLNDADLKEKLIDFTDGKITTITFSIPQVHCSSCIWILENLYKMDSGIIHSEANFLKKIVSIKFEESKTNLKNIVFLLDSIGYEPDLNLAEKEVEKSAIINKKLWYKIGVAGFAAGNIMLFSFPEYLSLNEITTDDVKPVFSYLNVLFSLPVFFYSASDYFISAFKGLRKKIVNIDVPISIGILVLFLRSLYEIFTQTGAGYLDSMTALVFFMIVGKMFQSKTYAALNFERNYKSYFPIAVTILKNKIETTKPVEKLEVKDRIIIKNGELIPADSVLINGTAFIDYSFVTGESNPVEKINGDLIYAGGRQVGGAIEVEIIKEVSQSYLTQLWNNKTFHKEDESKIDAFVNVVSKYFTFVIILIAASAAFYWFSIDKSLAFNSLTAVLIIACPCALALSTPFTLGNSLRIFGRNKFYIKSTLVIEKLSKITSIVFDKTGTITETQNAKVEFVGDNLSEFEIKLVKSLVHNSSHPLSKNIFRIFPEAELFKISDYKEIPGQGISANIQGIKVQIGSRVYVNEFSDKDENNLSTKVYLAFDDKTKGFFTISNSYRQNLKEVISALQNEYKLSILSGDNDSEKKLLTEFFNPNTEMLFKQSPFDKLTYIEKLQKNDEQVLMIGDGLNDAGALKKSNVGISIAENVNNFSPACDGILDSKSFSKLNDFIKFSKTSKNIIILSFIISFFYNIIGLSFAVQGTLSPVISAILMPLSSISVVVFATLTTNLMAKRRNLL; this comes from the coding sequence GTGAAGGTTCAAGAAGAAATTAGCATATCTGAAAAACTATTATGTTTTCATTGCGGTGAAGAATGCGCAGATGATGAAATTAAAATCGGCGATAAAATTTTTTGCTGCAACGGATGTAAAACGGTTTATGAACTTTTAGATGCCAACAATCTCTGCACCTATTATACTCTTGATGAAAATCCCGGTTTAACAAAAAAGAATGATATTAAGAAAAATTTTGATTTTCTTAATGACGCAGATTTAAAAGAAAAACTTATTGATTTTACCGACGGAAAAATTACTACAATAACCTTCAGCATTCCTCAAGTTCATTGCAGTTCTTGTATTTGGATTTTGGAAAATTTATACAAAATGGATTCGGGAATTATACATTCTGAAGCAAACTTTTTAAAGAAAATTGTTTCCATAAAATTTGAAGAATCAAAAACAAATCTTAAAAATATCGTTTTTCTCCTTGATTCTATTGGTTATGAACCCGATTTAAATCTTGCCGAAAAAGAAGTTGAAAAATCTGCAATTATAAATAAAAAACTATGGTATAAAATAGGCGTTGCCGGATTTGCCGCTGGAAATATTATGCTTTTTAGTTTTCCGGAATATTTATCTTTGAATGAAATAACAACGGATGATGTAAAACCGGTTTTCAGTTATTTGAATGTTTTATTTTCACTTCCGGTATTTTTCTACAGCGCTAGCGATTATTTTATTTCTGCATTTAAAGGTTTAAGAAAAAAAATAGTAAATATTGATGTGCCAATTTCTATTGGAATTTTAGTCCTTTTCTTAAGAAGCCTTTACGAAATTTTTACACAAACCGGCGCCGGATATTTAGATTCGATGACTGCACTTGTTTTCTTTATGATTGTTGGAAAAATGTTTCAGAGTAAAACTTACGCCGCTTTAAATTTTGAAAGAAATTACAAATCGTACTTCCCAATTGCCGTAACAATTTTGAAAAATAAAATTGAAACAACAAAACCCGTTGAAAAATTAGAAGTTAAAGACAGAATAATTATAAAGAATGGAGAATTAATTCCCGCTGATTCTGTGTTAATAAATGGAACCGCATTTATTGATTATAGCTTTGTAACCGGCGAATCAAATCCGGTTGAGAAAATTAATGGCGATTTAATTTATGCGGGTGGAAGACAAGTCGGCGGCGCAATTGAAGTTGAAATTATTAAAGAAGTTTCGCAAAGTTATTTAACTCAGCTTTGGAATAACAAAACTTTTCACAAAGAAGATGAAAGTAAAATTGATGCATTTGTTAATGTAGTTAGCAAATATTTTACTTTTGTAATTATTCTCATTGCCGCATCTGCCGCATTTTATTGGTTCTCGATTGATAAAAGTTTGGCATTTAATTCACTAACTGCTGTGTTAATAATTGCATGTCCGTGTGCGCTTGCTTTATCAACTCCGTTCACACTCGGAAATAGTTTAAGAATTTTCGGAAGAAATAAATTTTATATAAAAAGTACTTTGGTGATAGAAAAATTATCAAAAATTACTTCAATTGTTTTTGATAAAACCGGAACAATTACAGAAACTCAAAATGCAAAAGTTGAATTTGTTGGTGATAATTTATCGGAATTCGAAATTAAATTAGTAAAATCTCTTGTACATAATTCTTCTCATCCTTTAAGTAAAAATATTTTTAGAATTTTTCCCGAAGCAGAATTGTTTAAAATTTCAGATTATAAAGAAATTCCGGGACAAGGAATTTCTGCAAATATTCAAGGTATAAAAGTCCAAATTGGATCAAGAGTTTACGTAAATGAATTTTCTGATAAAGATGAAAATAATTTAAGTACAAAAGTGTACTTAGCTTTTGATGATAAGACAAAGGGATTTTTTACAATTTCAAATTCATACAGACAAAATTTGAAAGAAGTAATTTCAGCACTTCAAAATGAATACAAATTATCAATTCTATCTGGCGATAATGATAGTGAAAAAAAATTGCTTACCGAATTTTTTAATCCAAATACGGAAATGCTATTTAAACAATCTCCGTTTGACAAACTAACTTATATAGAAAAATTACAGAAAAATGATGAACAAGTTTTAATGATTGGGGATGGATTAAATGATGCCGGTGCCTTAAAGAAAAGTAATGTTGGAATTTCAATTGCAGAAAATGTTAATAATTTTTCTCCCGCTTGCGATGGGATATTAGATTCAAAATCATTTAGTAAATTAAACGATTTTATAAAATTTTCTAAAACCAGCAAAAATATTATTATTTTAAGTTTTATAATTTCCTTTTTCTACAATATAATTGGTTTAAGTTTTGCAGTTCAAGGAACTTTATCCCCAGTAATTTCAGCAATTTTAATGCCTTTAAGTTCAATTTCCGTTGTTGTTTTTGCAACTTTAACAACAAATTTAATGGCAAAAAGGAGAAATTTACTTTAA
- a CDS encoding DEAD/DEAH box helicase codes for MKSFIELGVENNIVNALEELGFKTPMPVQEEVIPYLIENNAKDLVVLAQTGTGKTAAFGIPIIQKSKGKPSKIQHLILSPTRELCLQIADDLKDYSKNSGNVKIAAVFGGSSIEKQISAIKSGVHIVSATPGRLVDLINRNVVDLSKVETLVLDEADEMLNMGFREELDAIINQTPKTRNTLLFSATMPDEVFQLSKKYMTEAEEITIGRKNIGAENITHKIYFVQSRDRYLALKRIVDFHPEVYGIVFCRTRNETQEIADKLIQDGYNADSLHGDLSQAQRDIVMNKFRIKHLKLLVATDVAARGLDVDDLTHVINYNLPDELEIYTHRSGRTGRAGKSGSSIVIANLKEKHKIGMIEKQLGKKFEISEVPLGKEICEKQLFHLIDRMEKVTVDHTQIDEFLPQIINKLEWLDREELIKKFVSVEFNRFVEYYKNLPDLNKPDRKFGEGRTNKSNSEMSRFFINLGKKDSLKPTDIIGIVKDNSGNKEIEIGEIQIKETFSFFETEKAFENILIKNTSGKDFRGRKINLEISSPKNDDNRKPRENFRKYRDDSRSFSDRKPRNNSKRDFNKFEDEPRKDYGKPKEETRGNFKRKREDLNSQFRRKREDTNNFRKPKEEASGEFRKKRSESKSDSRKPRNESRSDFRKSNDESKSFRDRKPKKVWVDDSAPQRKKLRRKK; via the coding sequence ATGAAGTCATTTATTGAATTAGGCGTAGAAAATAATATTGTAAATGCATTAGAAGAGTTGGGATTTAAAACTCCAATGCCGGTGCAAGAAGAAGTAATACCATATTTAATTGAAAATAATGCAAAAGATCTGGTTGTTCTTGCTCAAACCGGAACCGGTAAAACTGCAGCTTTCGGAATTCCGATTATTCAAAAATCGAAAGGAAAACCAAGTAAAATTCAACATTTAATTTTAAGTCCAACCAGAGAATTATGTTTGCAAATTGCAGATGATTTAAAAGATTATTCCAAAAATTCCGGAAATGTAAAAATTGCAGCGGTGTTTGGCGGATCAAGTATTGAAAAACAAATTTCAGCAATAAAAAGCGGAGTTCATATTGTTTCTGCTACACCGGGAAGACTTGTAGATTTAATAAATAGAAATGTTGTTGATTTATCAAAAGTTGAAACATTGGTTTTGGATGAAGCCGATGAAATGTTAAATATGGGATTTAGAGAAGAACTTGATGCAATAATAAATCAAACTCCCAAAACAAGAAATACATTACTTTTTTCTGCAACAATGCCGGATGAAGTTTTTCAGCTTTCGAAAAAATATATGACTGAAGCTGAAGAAATAACTATTGGAAGAAAAAATATTGGCGCGGAAAATATTACTCACAAAATTTATTTTGTACAATCGCGTGATAGATATTTAGCTTTAAAAAGAATTGTGGATTTTCATCCAGAAGTTTATGGAATTGTTTTTTGCAGAACCAGAAATGAAACGCAGGAAATTGCAGATAAATTAATTCAAGACGGATATAATGCAGATTCGCTTCACGGCGATTTATCACAAGCCCAGCGTGATATTGTGATGAATAAATTCCGAATTAAACATTTAAAATTGCTTGTTGCTACAGATGTTGCCGCTCGCGGTTTAGATGTTGATGATTTAACTCATGTTATAAATTACAATCTGCCGGATGAATTAGAAATCTACACACACAGAAGCGGTAGAACCGGTCGTGCTGGAAAATCCGGAAGTTCAATCGTTATTGCAAATTTAAAGGAAAAGCATAAAATTGGCATGATTGAAAAACAGCTTGGTAAAAAGTTTGAAATTTCTGAAGTTCCATTGGGAAAAGAAATCTGCGAAAAGCAGCTTTTCCATTTAATTGATAGAATGGAAAAAGTTACAGTTGACCATACTCAGATTGACGAATTTCTTCCTCAAATTATTAACAAACTTGAGTGGCTTGATAGAGAAGAACTTATTAAAAAATTTGTTTCTGTTGAGTTTAACAGATTTGTTGAATATTACAAAAATCTTCCTGATTTAAATAAACCCGATAGAAAATTTGGTGAAGGCAGAACTAATAAATCAAATAGTGAAATGAGCAGATTTTTTATCAATCTTGGTAAAAAAGATAGTTTAAAGCCAACGGATATTATTGGAATTGTAAAAGATAATTCCGGCAATAAAGAAATTGAAATCGGTGAAATTCAGATTAAGGAAACATTTTCATTTTTCGAAACAGAAAAAGCTTTTGAAAATATTTTGATTAAAAACACTTCCGGAAAAGATTTTAGAGGAAGAAAAATTAATTTGGAAATTTCATCACCTAAAAATGATGATAATAGAAAACCAAGAGAAAATTTTAGAAAATACAGAGACGATTCTAGATCATTTAGTGATAGAAAACCTCGAAATAATTCTAAAAGAGATTTTAATAAATTTGAAGACGAACCAAGAAAAGATTATGGCAAACCGAAAGAAGAAACACGCGGAAATTTTAAGAGAAAAAGAGAAGATTTAAATAGTCAATTTAGAAGAAAACGAGAAGATACAAACAATTTTAGAAAGCCAAAAGAAGAAGCAAGCGGTGAATTTAGAAAAAAAAGAAGTGAATCAAAAAGTGATTCTCGTAAACCGCGTAATGAATCTCGAAGTGATTTTAGAAAATCGAATGATGAATCAAAATCATTTAGAGATAGAAAACCTAAAAAAGTTTGGGTCGATGATTCTGCACCGCAGAGAAAAAAATTGAGAAGAAAAAAATAA